A single genomic interval of Nitratidesulfovibrio sp. SRB-5 harbors:
- a CDS encoding TIGR00269 family protein produces MKCKRCKDTAVVSLPSHHTGFCAECFLLFFTRQVERGIKERKLFTHDDRILVALSGGKDSLSLMLELSRLGYDVTGLHIDLAIPGSSPAARGVVERFCEKHGLNLIVKEMGAEGLAIPDVKARLNRPVCSACGKIKRYFFNKTALDENFTVLATGHNLDDEIARLFSNTLRWDVAYLSDQGPDLAADGGFARKVKPLWRLSEFETANYAFLMGIEHHYAPCPYSGGASFTFYKKLLTDLEEEMPGRKLDFYQGFLERGRPVFARADNEDGVDLSGCTRCGYPTSNEVCGVCRIRDALRDKVDGAAGAE; encoded by the coding sequence ATGAAATGCAAACGCTGCAAGGATACCGCAGTCGTGTCCCTGCCCAGCCACCATACCGGCTTCTGCGCCGAATGCTTCCTGCTGTTCTTCACCCGCCAGGTGGAGCGCGGCATCAAGGAACGCAAGCTGTTCACCCATGACGACCGCATCCTGGTCGCCCTTTCCGGCGGCAAGGATTCGCTGAGCCTGATGCTGGAACTTTCGCGGCTGGGCTACGACGTGACCGGCCTGCACATCGACCTGGCCATTCCCGGCTCCTCGCCCGCCGCGCGCGGGGTGGTGGAACGCTTCTGCGAAAAGCACGGCCTGAACCTGATCGTGAAGGAAATGGGTGCCGAAGGGCTGGCCATTCCCGACGTGAAGGCCCGGCTCAACCGTCCGGTGTGTTCGGCCTGCGGCAAGATCAAGCGCTATTTCTTCAACAAGACCGCGCTGGACGAAAACTTCACCGTGCTGGCCACCGGCCACAACCTGGACGACGAAATCGCCCGGCTGTTCAGCAATACCCTGCGCTGGGACGTGGCCTACCTGAGCGACCAGGGCCCGGACCTTGCCGCCGACGGCGGCTTTGCCCGCAAGGTGAAGCCCCTGTGGCGGCTTTCGGAGTTCGAGACCGCCAACTACGCCTTCCTCATGGGCATAGAGCACCACTACGCGCCCTGCCCCTATTCCGGCGGGGCCAGCTTCACCTTCTACAAGAAGCTGCTGACCGACCTTGAGGAAGAAATGCCCGGGCGCAAGCTGGATTTCTACCAGGGCTTCCTGGAACGGGGCCGCCCCGTGTTCGCCCGTGCCGACAACGAGGACGGCGTGGACCTGAGCGGCTGCACCCGCTGCGGCTACCCCACCTCCAACGAGGTGTGCGGGGTGTGCCGCATCCGCGATGCCCTGCGCGACAAGGTGGACGGGGCGGCAGGGGCAGAATAG
- a CDS encoding PAS domain-containing sensor histidine kinase, protein MPDSLFPVGRRVALNRLIYMGILVASVLPLVLILGVMNLHLGVSFREMVFGQSREIADRHSQKIDDFLHERLASVQMLVEAQGAGLLDPANLNRKLAAMRSAYGGVYVDLGMVDDAGIQRVYAGPHRLEGTDYSHENWFLQAGARDVFISDVFMGVRKSPHFIVAVKLMVDGRAWILRSTIDFASFVSLVEDVRVGATGQACIINRAGAFQTSGGRHSAGDGAQLAEFARRVFGGGIAGMEQDRAFEEGDMVYAMSRLKGGDWILVFQQSTREALQGLHAAQRTLFLVLGLASIAVLVLGMFLAQRIIERIDGLEREMAALNAQVVEAGKLSALGEMAAGIAHEINNPVAIMMEEAGWIEDVLGELQEQDAVREIGDSARQIRTQGVRCRDITHKLLSFARRSDREVHAVDINAMVTEMVELSGQKARTVSVHVVVAMAEGLPPVAASPSELQQVFLNLFNNAFDAMEGSGGTLKVATLMSDNGMVAVNVADTGPGMPEAILQRIYDPFFTTKPVGKGTGLGLSICYGIINKMGGEIKVSSIVGVGTTFQVLLPPFDPAVHAAQAAQGTGLLAGGGRLTSACPAPNPSGGKPELPGTTPPDGGSKDT, encoded by the coding sequence ATGCCGGACTCCCTGTTTCCCGTCGGCCGTCGCGTCGCGCTGAACCGGCTCATCTACATGGGCATTCTGGTGGCGTCGGTGCTGCCGCTGGTGCTGATACTGGGGGTCATGAACCTGCACCTCGGGGTGTCGTTCCGCGAGATGGTCTTCGGCCAGTCGCGCGAAATCGCCGACCGGCACAGCCAGAAGATCGACGATTTCCTGCACGAACGCCTTGCCAGCGTGCAGATGCTGGTAGAGGCGCAGGGCGCGGGCCTGCTGGACCCGGCCAACCTGAACCGCAAGCTGGCAGCCATGCGCAGCGCCTATGGCGGCGTGTACGTGGACTTGGGCATGGTGGACGATGCGGGCATCCAGCGGGTGTACGCCGGTCCCCACCGCCTGGAAGGCACCGACTATTCGCACGAGAACTGGTTCTTGCAGGCTGGCGCGCGCGACGTGTTCATCAGCGACGTGTTCATGGGGGTGCGCAAGTCGCCCCACTTCATCGTGGCCGTGAAGCTGATGGTGGACGGCAGGGCGTGGATCCTGCGTTCCACCATCGATTTCGCCAGCTTCGTCTCGCTGGTGGAGGACGTCCGCGTGGGGGCCACGGGCCAGGCCTGCATCATCAACCGGGCTGGCGCGTTCCAGACCTCCGGGGGGCGTCATTCGGCGGGCGACGGCGCGCAACTGGCGGAATTCGCCCGCCGGGTGTTCGGCGGCGGCATTGCGGGCATGGAACAGGACCGCGCCTTCGAGGAAGGCGACATGGTCTACGCCATGTCACGCCTGAAGGGCGGCGACTGGATACTGGTGTTCCAGCAATCCACGCGCGAGGCGTTGCAGGGCCTGCACGCGGCCCAGCGCACCCTGTTTCTGGTGCTGGGGCTGGCCTCCATCGCGGTGCTGGTGCTGGGCATGTTCCTGGCCCAGCGCATCATCGAGCGCATCGACGGGCTGGAGCGTGAAATGGCCGCCCTCAATGCCCAGGTGGTGGAGGCGGGCAAACTGTCGGCCCTGGGCGAGATGGCGGCGGGCATCGCCCACGAGATCAACAACCCCGTGGCCATCATGATGGAAGAGGCGGGCTGGATAGAGGACGTGCTGGGCGAACTGCAAGAGCAGGACGCCGTGCGCGAGATAGGCGACAGCGCCCGCCAGATCCGCACCCAGGGTGTGCGCTGCCGCGACATCACCCACAAGCTGCTCAGCTTCGCGCGCCGCTCCGACCGCGAGGTGCACGCCGTGGACATCAATGCCATGGTCACCGAGATGGTGGAGCTTTCCGGCCAGAAGGCCCGCACCGTCAGCGTGCACGTGGTGGTGGCCATGGCAGAGGGGCTGCCGCCGGTGGCCGCCTCGCCCTCCGAGTTGCAGCAGGTGTTCCTGAACCTGTTCAACAACGCCTTCGACGCCATGGAAGGTTCCGGCGGCACCCTGAAGGTGGCCACCTTGATGAGCGACAACGGCATGGTGGCCGTGAACGTGGCCGACACCGGCCCCGGCATGCCGGAGGCCATCCTGCAGCGCATCTACGACCCGTTCTTCACCACCAAGCCGGTGGGCAAGGGCACGGGCCTTGGCCTGTCCATCTGCTACGGCATCATCAACAAGATGGGCGGCGAGATAAAGGTGAGCAGCATCGTGGGGGTGGGCACCACCTTTCAGGTGTTGCTGCCGCCGTTCGACCCTGCCGTGCACGCGGCGCAGGCCGCCCAGGGAACCGGATTGCTGGCGGGCGGGGGACGCCTGACCTCGGCCTGCCCGGCCCCGAACCCGTCAGGCGGAAAGCCTGAACTCCCCGGCACGACACCCCCCGATGGGGGCAGCAAGGATACATGA
- a CDS encoding glycosyltransferase family 2 protein: MTKPCPAVSVVLPVWNAAATLPATLHSLLAQTGADFEVVAVDDGSTDATPDLLAAFAAQDARIRPARIAHGGIVAALNHGLALARGRHIARMDADDTCHPQRLALQCAFLDAHPHIGLVGCRVDFGGDRERCGGYARHVDWVNTLLDPTDIALARFRESPFAHPSVMFRAELPGLHGAYTDGPFPEDYELWLRWMDAGVAMAKLPHTLLTWNDPPGRLSRTHPNYAEGGFYTLKGLYLARWLARHNPRHPEVWVVGAGRTSRRRARLLMDQGIAVRAWIDIDPRKIGNRVDGLPVLGREAMPAPGEGFLVAYLAGHGAAEELTAFLDGAGYVQGRDYILAA, encoded by the coding sequence ATGACCAAGCCCTGCCCCGCCGTCAGCGTCGTGCTGCCCGTCTGGAACGCCGCCGCCACCCTGCCCGCCACCCTGCACAGCCTGCTGGCGCAAACCGGCGCGGACTTCGAGGTGGTGGCCGTGGACGACGGCTCCACCGACGCCACCCCCGACCTGCTCGCCGCATTCGCCGCGCAGGATGCCCGCATCCGCCCGGCGCGCATCGCCCACGGCGGCATCGTGGCCGCGCTGAACCACGGTCTTGCCCTTGCCCGTGGACGCCACATCGCCCGCATGGACGCCGACGACACCTGCCACCCGCAGCGCCTGGCCCTGCAATGCGCCTTTCTGGACGCGCACCCGCACATCGGGCTGGTGGGCTGCCGCGTGGACTTCGGCGGTGACCGCGAACGCTGCGGCGGCTACGCCCGGCACGTGGACTGGGTGAACACCCTGCTGGACCCCACAGACATCGCACTGGCGCGCTTTCGCGAATCGCCCTTCGCGCACCCCTCGGTGATGTTCCGCGCGGAACTGCCCGGCCTGCACGGCGCGTACACCGACGGCCCCTTTCCGGAAGATTACGAACTGTGGCTGCGCTGGATGGACGCGGGCGTGGCCATGGCCAAGCTGCCGCACACCCTGCTGACCTGGAACGACCCGCCGGGCCGCCTTTCGCGCACCCACCCCAACTACGCGGAAGGCGGCTTCTATACCCTGAAGGGGCTGTACCTGGCCCGCTGGCTGGCCCGGCACAACCCGCGCCACCCCGAAGTGTGGGTGGTGGGCGCGGGCCGCACCAGCCGCCGCCGGGCGCGCCTGCTGATGGATCAGGGCATCGCAGTGCGCGCGTGGATCGACATCGACCCGCGCAAGATCGGCAACCGGGTGGACGGCCTGCCCGTGCTGGGGCGCGAGGCCATGCCCGCGCCGGGCGAGGGATTTCTGGTGGCGTACCTGGCCGGGCACGGCGCGGCGGAAGAGCTGACGGCGTTCCTTGACGGTGCGGGCTACGTGCAGGGCCGGGATTACATTCTGGCGGCGTAG
- a CDS encoding response regulator has protein sequence MSAKKILVVDDEKHIRMLYQEELEGEGYTVAVSDGREPILDVVAREKPLVVVLDIKLGPDLSGLDLLQEIRRGEPTLPVILSTAYDSFQHDLKSVVADYYVVKSVDLTELKAKVALAIEKRS, from the coding sequence ATGTCGGCCAAGAAGATACTTGTCGTGGACGATGAAAAGCACATCCGCATGCTGTACCAGGAAGAACTGGAAGGCGAAGGCTACACCGTGGCCGTGTCCGACGGGCGCGAACCCATCCTCGACGTGGTGGCCCGCGAAAAGCCCCTGGTGGTGGTGCTGGACATCAAGCTGGGGCCGGACCTTTCGGGTCTGGACCTGTTGCAGGAAATTCGCCGGGGCGAACCCACCCTGCCGGTCATCCTGTCCACGGCCTACGATTCCTTCCAGCACGACCTGAAGTCCGTGGTGGCCGACTACTACGTGGTCAAGTCCGTGGACCTCACGGAACTGAAGGCCAAGGTGGCGCTGGCCATCGAAAAAAGATCGTAG